The following are from one region of the Nicotiana tabacum cultivar K326 chromosome 3, ASM71507v2, whole genome shotgun sequence genome:
- the LOC107788196 gene encoding putative phospholipid-transporting ATPase 8: protein MAGGRRKIRFSKLYSFSCMKCSLKEEHSQIGKRGFSRIVYCNDPDNQEQVQLKYRGNYVSTTKYTAINFIPKSLFEQFRRVANIYFLVVACVSFSPLAPYTASSILAPLLVVIGATMAKEGIEDWRRKRQDIEANNRKVSVYTENHTFQETRWRSLRVGDLIKVHKDEYFPADLLLLSSSYEDGICYVETSNLDGETNLKVKHALDITSSLHDDSSFRNFKGVVKCEDPNEDLYTFIGTLNYDNQQHPLSVQQILLRDSKLRNTDYVYGVVIFTGHDTKVMQNSTDPPSKRSAIEKRMDKIIYVLFGTLITIAFIGSIFFGIETKNDLRGGKLRRWYLRPDRTSVFYDPKRASLAAFFHFLTALMLYGYLIPISLYVSIEIVKVLQSIFINQDREMYYEETDKPAHARTSNLNEELGQVDIILSDKTGTLTCNSMEFVKCSIAGVAYGRVVTEVERALAKRKRDGAVKEVGDTSNDVEESNDTAVNLEISIKGFNFKDERIMNGQWVHEPHRDMIQKFFRVLAICHTVIPDVNKKTGQISYEAESPDEAAFVIAARELGFQFFERTQSRITLHELDHRSGKVVDRSYQLLHVLEFSSSRKRMSVIVKNAENQLLLLCKGADSVMFERLSKDGRAYEGITREHLRQYAEAGLRTLIVAYRELEEEEFQSWEQEFLNAQASVTADRDALVDAAADKIEKDLILLGVTAVEDKLQKGVPECIDKLAKAGIKIWVLTGDKMETAINIGYACSLLRPDMRQIIVTLDSQDILDLENQGNKETIAKVSHDSITKQIREGISQISSSKEITASFGLIIDGKSLSFALDKKLEKSFLELAISCASVICCRSTPKQKALVTRLVKVGTHQNTLAIGDGANDVSMLQEADVGVGISGVEGMQAVMSSDYAIAQFRFLERLLLVHGHWCYRRISMMLCYFFYKNLAFGLTLFWFEGFASFSGRPAYNDWYMSLYNVFFTSLPVIALGVFDQDVSARLCLEFPKLYEEGTKNILFSWPRILGWMLNGVICSMIIFFGTNNSIMHHIFRKDGQPVDYGVFGVIMYTCVVWTVNCQMALSINYFTWIQHFFIWGSIAIWYVFLAVYGALSPIISTTAYQILVEACAPSPFYWLVTLLVVVSSLLPYVTYRAFQTEFRPMYHDQIQRIRFEGLNSDFAEEFNGRGKEKI, encoded by the exons ATGGCAGGTGGAAGGAGGAAAATACGGTTCAGTAAGTTATATAGTTTTTCATGTATGAAGTGTTCGTTAAAGGAGGAACATAGTCAAATTGGGAAGAGGGGATTTTCGAGGATCGTGTATTGTAATGATCCTGATAATCAAGAACAGGTGCAGCTCAAGTACAGAGGGAATTATGTTTCTACTACAAAGTACACAGCGATTAATTTTATACCAAAGTCATTGTTTGAGCAATTTAGGAGGGTTGcaaatatatattttcttgttgttgcttGTGTTTCATTTAGTCCTCTGGCTCCATATACTGCCAGTAGCATTCTAGCACCTTTGCTGGTTGTGATCGGGGCAACTATGGCGAAAGAAGGGATCGAAGATTGGAGGCGTAAAAGGCAG GATATTGAAGCCAATAACCGGAAGGTAAGCGTATACACTGAAAATCATACTTTCCAAGAGACTAGATGGAGAAGTTTACGAGTTGGGGATCTTATTAAGGTGCACAAGGATGAATATTTCCCTGCTGATCTGCTTTTGCTTTCATCAAGCTATGAGGACGGGATATGTTACGTTGAAACCTCCAATCTTGATGGAGAGACTAACCTTAAGGTAAAGCATGCATTGGATATCACATCCTCCCTGCACGATGACTCTTCTTTCCGAAATTTTAAGGGTGTCGTCAAGTGTGAAGATCCAAATGAAGATCTTTATACATTCATTGGAACTCTGAATTATGATAATCAGCAGCACCCTCTTTCAGTGCAGCAGATACTTCTGCGAGATTCCAAGCTACGGAACACTGATTATGTTTATGGTGTGGTCATTTTTACTGGTCATGACACGAAAGTCATGCAGAATTCTACAGATCCTCCTTCTAAGAGGAGTGCAATTGAGAAAAGGATGGATAAAATAATATATGTCCTTTTTGGTACCTTGATTACAATAGCTTTTATTGGATCTATCTTTTTCGGGATTGAAACTAAGAATGACCTTCGTGGTGGGAAACTAAGGAGGTGGTATCTTCGACCAGACAGGACAAGTGTCTTTTATGATCCCAAAAGAGCTTCACTCGCTGCATTTTTCCATTTCCTGACAGCACTGATGTTGTACGGGTACTTGATTCCTATTTCGTTATATGTGTCTATTGAGATTGTGAAGGTTTTACAGAGCATCTTCATAAATCAAGATAGGGAGATGTACTACGAAGAAACAGATAAGCCAGCTCATGCAAGAACATCTAATCTGAATGAGGAACTTGGGCAGGTTGACATTATACTCTCTGACAAAACAGGCACCTTAACATGCAACTCCATGGAGTTTGTTAAATGTTCAATAGCAGGTGTTGCGTATGGCCGTGTTGTGACAGAGGTAGAGAGGGCCCTGGCAAAGCGGAAAAGAGATGGAGCGGTGAAGGAAGTAGGTGATACTTCTAATGACGTGGAGGAATCAAATGACACTGCCGTTAACTTGGAGATATCTATTAAAGGATTCAACTTCAAAGATGAGCGTATAATGAATGGTCAATGGGTCCATGAGCCTCATCGAGACATGATACAAAAGTTTTTCAGAGTGCTGGCGATTTGTCATACGGTTATTCCTGATGTGAACAAAAAAACAGGTCAGATCTCCTATGAAGCAGAGTCACCAGATGAAGCTGCCTTTGTCATTGCAGCAAGGGAACTTGGGTTTCAGTTCTTTGAAAGAACACAAAGCAGAATCACACTGCATGAGCTGGATCATCGCAGTGGCAAGGTGGTTGACAG ATCATATCAGCTCCTTCATGTCTTAGAGTTCAGTAGCTCACGGAAGAGAATGTCTGTAATTGTAAAAAATGCCGAGAACCAGTTGTTGCTCCTATGCAAGGGTGCAGACAG TGTGATGTTCGAACGGCTCTCGAAAGATGGGCGGGCCTATGAGGGTATAACAAGGGAACATCTTAGACAATATGCTGAAGCAGGATTGCGAACTCTAATAGTAGCTTACCGTGAGCTTGAGGAGGAAGAGTTCCAATCATGGGAACAAGAGTTTTTGAACGCCCAAGCCTCTGTAACAGCAGACAGAGATGCTTTGGTGGATGCTGCGGCTGACAAGATTGAAAAGGACTTAATTCTCCTTGGTGTTACTGCTGTTGAGGACAAACTTCAAAAAGGG GTCCCGGAATGCATTGATAAACTTGCAAAAGCTGGGATTAAGATTTGGGTCTTAACTGGTGATAAGATGGAGACGGCTATCAATATTGG GTACGCTTGTAGTTTATTAAGACCAGATATGAGGCAAATTATAGTTACTTTAGATTCTCAAGACATACTGGACTTAGAAAACCAAGGAAACAAGGAGACTATTGCAAAG GTTTCACATGATAGCATCACAAAGCAAATAAGAGAGGGAATATCACAAATAAGCTCAAGCAAAGAAATTACTGCATCATTTGGTTTGATCATTGATGGCAAATCATTGTCATTTGCTCTTGACAAAAAACTGGAAAAATCATTCTTGGAGCTTGCAATAAGTTGTGCATCTGTTATTTGCTGCCGCTCCACTCCTAAACAAAAAGCTCTT GTTACTagattggtgaaagttggaacaCACCAAAATACATTAGCGATTGGTGATGGGGCAAATGATGTAAGCATGCTCCAAGAGGCTGATGTTGGGGTTGGCATCAGTGGCGTTGAAGGAATGCAG GCTGTCATGTCAAGTGATTATGCAATAGCTCAATTCCGTTTTCTTGAGCGCTTGTTGTTGGTCCATGGCCACTGGTGCTACAGGAGAATATCAATGATG TTGTGCTACTTCTTTTACAAGAACCTCGCCTTTGGGTTGACCCTTTTCTGGTTTGAGGGCTTTGCTTCTTTCTCTGGCCGACCTGCTTATAATGACTGGTATATGTCATTATATAATGTGTTTTTCACATCGCTTCCTGTGATTGCTCTCGGTGTCTTTGATCAGGATGTTTCTGCACGGCTGTGTCTCGAG TTTCCTAAGCTCTATGAAGAGGGAACAAAGAACATCCTCTTCAGTTGGCCTCGCATTTTAGGCTGGATGTTGAACGGTGTTATCTGTTCTATGATCATCTTCTTTGGCACCAACAATTCGATCATGCATCACATATTCCGGAAAGATGGTCAACCGGTTGACTATGGAGTATTTGGAGTGATAATGTACACTTGTGTGGTGTGGACAGTCAATTGTCAAATGGCACTGTCTATCAACTACTTCACTTGGATTCAGCACTTTTTCATCTGGGGCAGCATCGCGATTTGGTATGTGTTTTTAGCTGTTTATGGCGCTCTTTCGCCTATAATATCTACTACAGCATACCAGATTCTTGTGGAAGCTTGCGCTCCAAGTCCGTTCTATTGGCTGGTCACGCTTCTAGTCGTCGTTTCCTCTTTGTTACCATATGTTACATACAGGGCATTTCAGACTGAGTTCCGACCTATGTACCATGATCAGATTCAAAGGATACGATTCGAAGGATTAAACAGTGACTTTGCTGAGGAGTTTAATGGTAGAGGCAAAGAAAAGATATAG